Proteins from one Deinococcus actinosclerus genomic window:
- a CDS encoding FtsW/RodA/SpoVE family cell cycle protein — protein MSIQLVIAQVMLLCLGMLGVAASEPDKIADHGVKALIALGVTLLAARLRPRAFLKLGPAVWGFTLFLLLLVPFIGVGTAESEATRRWLQFGPIRFQPSEMAKLGLVLMLASFFARRGVHKKLISATGMILLTTVLVLVEPDLGTSVLMFGLGIILMYAAGVRISNISGLVLAITMMILPLVGSYLERHPYILSRLTSHQNAEQIREVGLDQIGKAHRDLSFGGIPGQGPDGLRYTYFGEHTDLIVASVGFTSGLLGVAMLLFAYWLIVITALDVAHLASRVRPMTPEIHGASILAIGAMFMIVGQAFVNLCVAAGLFPVTGVPLPLVSYGFSSMLTMSVALAVIHSAMREVRRQLSGLDEVPAAPLAAATD, from the coding sequence GTGAGCATTCAACTGGTGATCGCGCAGGTCATGCTGCTGTGCCTGGGGATGCTGGGCGTGGCGGCGTCAGAACCGGACAAGATCGCGGATCACGGCGTCAAGGCGCTGATCGCGCTGGGGGTGACGCTGCTGGCCGCGCGCCTGCGCCCACGCGCCTTCCTGAAGCTGGGCCCGGCCGTGTGGGGGTTCACGCTCTTTCTGCTGCTGCTGGTGCCGTTCATCGGGGTGGGCACGGCAGAGAGCGAGGCCACACGCCGCTGGCTGCAGTTCGGCCCGATCCGTTTCCAGCCCTCCGAGATGGCCAAGCTGGGGCTGGTGCTGATGCTCGCGTCGTTCTTCGCGCGGCGGGGCGTGCACAAGAAGCTGATCAGCGCGACCGGCATGATCCTCCTCACCACTGTGCTGGTCCTGGTCGAGCCGGACCTCGGCACCAGCGTGCTGATGTTCGGGCTGGGCATCATCCTGATGTACGCGGCGGGCGTACGGATCAGCAACATCAGTGGGCTGGTGCTGGCGATCACCATGATGATCCTGCCGCTGGTGGGCTCGTACCTGGAACGCCACCCCTACATCCTGTCACGCCTGACCAGCCACCAGAACGCCGAACAGATCCGCGAGGTGGGCCTCGACCAGATCGGCAAGGCGCACCGCGACCTGAGCTTCGGCGGAATTCCAGGCCAGGGCCCGGACGGCCTGCGCTACACGTACTTCGGGGAACACACCGACCTGATCGTGGCGTCCGTGGGGTTCACCTCAGGACTGCTGGGCGTGGCGATGCTGCTGTTCGCCTACTGGCTGATCGTCATCACGGCGCTGGACGTGGCGCATCTTGCCAGCCGCGTGCGGCCCATGACCCCGGAAATTCACGGCGCGAGCATCCTGGCGATCGGGGCGATGTTCATGATCGTGGGGCAGGCGTTCGTGAACCTGTGCGTGGCGGCCGGCCTGTTCCCGGTGACCGGTGTGCCGCTGCCCCTGGTCAGCTACGGATTTTCCAGCATGCTGACCATGAGCGTGGCGCTCGCCGTCATTCATTCCGCCATGCGCGAGGTGCGCCGCCAGCTGTCCGGGCTGGATGAGGTGCCCGCCGCGCCTCTGGCCGCCGCCACGGACTGA
- the murD gene encoding UDP-N-acetylmuramoyl-L-alanine--D-glutamate ligase: MKLDRVLVYGLGRSGRGAARFLARAGVRGEWLDARPAPEDEALMAELGWARGDAGGAYDVVVAAPGVPIDHPDLLALQAHGAEVIGEVALAARLRPQLPMVGVTGTAGKGSTTVLVAQLLRAAGLNAREGGNIDPPLLDVVDSAEVAVVELSSFQLERVPGLRLPVAVVTNLGVDHLDRHGTVEAYHAAKRNITAGQEAGDVLVVPEGLSVPTRAQVRAFTPGRIALADGTPVLNAPDLPEGVHPANAAAAVLAAEALLRHLGRPVDAGALAGALRAAQPVSGRFETVARLGNVRFVEDSIATRTIAVQAALERAAPPIAWLVGGRDKGADLAPLRAAAAGRVAQVIAFGEDGAALARGLGLPYRVVSGADGEATLRAAAQAGLDALGGAAGEGTVLLAPIGTSFDQFRDYKARGEAFRRAAQALTGGEVRA, encoded by the coding sequence GTGAAGCTTGACAGGGTGCTGGTGTACGGGTTGGGGCGCAGTGGGCGCGGCGCGGCGCGCTTCCTGGCGCGCGCGGGCGTGCGGGGTGAGTGGCTCGACGCGCGCCCCGCGCCGGAGGACGAGGCGCTGATGGCGGAGCTGGGCTGGGCGCGTGGGGACGCGGGAGGCGCATACGACGTGGTGGTGGCCGCGCCGGGCGTGCCGATCGATCATCCGGACCTGCTGGCCCTTCAGGCGCACGGCGCGGAGGTGATCGGGGAGGTGGCGCTGGCCGCCCGCCTGCGCCCGCAGTTGCCGATGGTGGGCGTCACCGGAACGGCCGGGAAGGGCAGCACGACCGTGCTCGTCGCGCAGCTCCTGCGCGCGGCGGGCCTGAATGCCCGCGAGGGCGGCAACATCGACCCGCCGCTGCTGGACGTGGTGGACAGCGCCGAGGTGGCGGTGGTGGAACTGTCGAGTTTCCAGCTCGAGCGCGTGCCGGGGCTGCGCCTGCCGGTGGCGGTGGTCACGAACCTGGGCGTGGATCACCTCGACCGGCACGGAACGGTGGAGGCGTACCACGCGGCGAAGCGGAACATCACGGCGGGTCAGGAGGCCGGGGACGTGCTGGTGGTGCCCGAGGGGCTGAGTGTGCCGACCCGGGCGCAGGTGCGGGCCTTCACGCCGGGGCGGATCGCGCTGGCCGACGGCACACCTGTGCTGAACGCCCCGGACCTGCCCGAGGGCGTGCATCCGGCGAACGCGGCGGCGGCGGTGCTGGCGGCCGAGGCCCTGCTGCGTCACCTGGGCCGCCCGGTGGACGCGGGCGCGCTGGCCGGGGCGCTGCGCGCGGCGCAGCCGGTGTCCGGGCGCTTTGAGACGGTCGCGCGCCTCGGGAACGTGCGGTTCGTGGAGGACTCGATCGCCACGCGCACCATCGCCGTGCAGGCCGCCCTGGAACGCGCCGCGCCGCCGATCGCGTGGCTGGTGGGCGGCCGGGACAAGGGCGCCGACCTCGCCCCACTGCGGGCGGCAGCGGCGGGCCGCGTGGCGCAGGTCATCGCGTTCGGGGAGGACGGCGCGGCGCTGGCCCGGGGGCTCGGGCTGCCCTACCGCGTCGTGTCGGGCGCGGACGGCGAGGCGACCCTGCGCGCCGCCGCCCAGGCCGGGCTGGACGCGCTGGGCGGCGCGGCGGGCGAAGGCACGGTCCTGCTCGCCCCGATCGGCACGAGCTTCGATCAGTTCCGGGACTACAAGGCGCGCGGTGAGGCGTTCCGCCGCGCGGCGCAGGCCCTGACGGGCGGGGAGGTGCGGGCGTGA